One genomic window of Coraliomargarita sinensis includes the following:
- a CDS encoding ExbD/TolR family protein: protein MSELHLIRRRRRTPSINIVPLVDVLTVLLFFFLVTMQFKQVSSLNITVPKIETAGENEIAEQIVIAVSPEGKFYLNDRALEKEKLKEAIKLAGELTPEMPVLLIADEDTPLKNVTEVMDICRSNQLNKIRLQSR, encoded by the coding sequence ATGTCTGAGCTGCATCTCATTCGCCGCCGGCGACGCACGCCATCGATCAACATCGTTCCCCTGGTCGATGTCCTCACCGTGCTGCTTTTCTTTTTTCTCGTGACCATGCAATTCAAGCAGGTGAGTTCGCTGAACATCACCGTGCCCAAGATCGAAACCGCCGGTGAAAATGAAATCGCCGAGCAGATTGTCATTGCCGTGAGTCCGGAGGGAAAATTTTACCTAAACGATCGAGCCCTCGAGAAAGAGAAACTAAAGGAAGCCATTAAGTTGGCCGGGGAGTTGACGCCTGAAATGCCGGTCCTTCTCATTGCTGACGAAGATACGCCGCTCAAAAACGTAACCGAGGTGATGGATATTTGCCGCTCGAACCAACTGAACAAGATTCGTCTGCAGTCGAGGTAG
- a CDS encoding MotA/TolQ/ExbB proton channel family protein has protein sequence MDLFANTGIFIYPLAVCSFIAVFITAERLIALRNSQIIPRATVDAFVAGEVEKIEPDQRSVVGRIVGFYRERGPDPEGLKAFARLEVSRMERGVFLLEVVIGAAPLLGLLGTVTGLTQVFGGFSAETGLPEPEAFITGIALALNTTILGLAIAIPVLAAHSYLLRRVEALAARISVGVECLIEHRTSNAER, from the coding sequence ATGGATCTCTTTGCTAATACCGGGATTTTTATCTACCCGCTCGCGGTTTGTTCATTTATCGCGGTCTTTATTACAGCAGAGCGGCTTATTGCTCTGCGTAACTCGCAGATCATCCCGCGGGCCACAGTCGATGCCTTCGTCGCAGGTGAGGTCGAAAAAATAGAGCCGGACCAGCGTTCTGTTGTTGGCCGAATCGTGGGCTTCTATCGTGAGCGCGGGCCCGACCCCGAGGGGTTGAAAGCCTTTGCCCGGTTGGAAGTGAGTCGGATGGAACGGGGGGTCTTTCTTCTGGAGGTTGTGATCGGGGCCGCGCCGCTCCTCGGTTTGCTCGGTACGGTTACCGGCTTGACCCAGGTTTTTGGGGGCTTCTCCGCCGAAACGGGACTCCCCGAGCCGGAAGCGTTCATCACCGGTATCGCTCTTGCCTTGAATACGACGATCCTCGGTTTGGCGATCGCCATTCCTGTGCTGGCTGCCCATTCTTATCTGCTGCGCCGTGTCGAAGCTCTGGCGGCACGCATTAGCGTGGGTGTCGAATGCCTGATCGAACATCGAACATCGAACGCTGAACGCTGA
- the leuD gene encoding 3-isopropylmalate dehydratase small subunit — protein sequence MASEPIKQVAGTGVYVPGDDIDTDRIIPARFMKCITFDGLGDYLFYDVRKTEDGEDKKHNLNDPRFAGASIIVSGNNFGCGSSREHAPQSIMRAGFKAVIAGSFAEIFYGNSTNLGIVCVTATSLDREVLAKAIEANPELEITIDVNEHKIWFGDQYITCDMRPGARDSLLRGTYDPLDELLEGADAVGETADKLPYMRA from the coding sequence ATGGCTTCCGAACCAATTAAACAAGTCGCCGGCACGGGTGTTTACGTGCCGGGTGACGATATCGATACCGACCGCATCATCCCCGCCCGCTTCATGAAGTGCATCACCTTCGACGGTCTAGGCGACTACCTCTTCTATGACGTGCGCAAGACCGAGGACGGCGAAGACAAGAAGCACAACCTGAACGACCCGCGCTTCGCCGGGGCTTCAATCATCGTAAGCGGCAACAATTTCGGCTGCGGCAGCTCCCGCGAGCACGCACCCCAGTCGATCATGCGCGCCGGCTTCAAGGCGGTGATCGCCGGCAGCTTCGCGGAGATTTTCTACGGCAACTCCACGAACCTCGGCATCGTTTGTGTGACAGCGACCAGCCTGGACCGTGAAGTCCTGGCCAAGGCGATCGAAGCCAATCCCGAGCTTGAAATCACCATCGATGTGAATGAGCACAAGATCTGGTTCGGTGATCAGTATATCACCTGCGATATGCGTCCGGGCGCGCGCGACAGCCTGTTGCGCGGTACTTACGACCCGCTGGATGAGTTGCTTGAGGGAGCGGATGCGGTTGGCGAGACGGCAGACAAGTTGCCCTACATGCGGGCGTGA
- a CDS encoding HU family DNA-binding protein: MNKAELVAEVQKSLGSDTSKAAAERAVEAVLEGVKKGVKKDKSVQLIGFGTFSVTKRAARQGINPQTGEKIQIKASKAVKFKAGAGLKAAL, from the coding sequence ATGAATAAAGCAGAACTTGTTGCAGAAGTCCAAAAGTCCCTCGGTTCCGATACCTCAAAAGCCGCCGCAGAGCGTGCTGTTGAAGCTGTTCTCGAAGGCGTGAAGAAGGGCGTCAAGAAGGATAAGAGCGTTCAGCTTATCGGTTTCGGCACATTCTCCGTGACGAAACGCGCTGCCCGCCAAGGCATCAACCCACAGACCGGTGAGAAGATCCAAATCAAGGCTTCCAAGGCTGTGAAGTTCAAGGCTGGTGCCGGCCTGAAGGCAGCACTCTAA
- the leuC gene encoding 3-isopropylmalate dehydratase large subunit, protein MGQSLFEKVWNAHAVRELGNGQTQLLIGTHLIHEVTSPQAFGMLRDRGLPVKYPERTFATVDHIVPTNEAVEPYSDALAQGMIEELRKNCAENKVKFFDTNTGKQGIVHIVGPEQGITQPGTTIACGDSHTSTHGAFGAIAFGIGTSQVRDVLATQTIALNKLKVRRINVDGELRPGVYSKDVILHIIRLLGTQGGTGFAYEYGGSTFDNFTMEERMTVCNMSIEGGARVGYVNPDETTFEYLKGRPYSPQGDAWDAAVENWKSFASDPDCHYDDVVNINAADIEPTVTWGITPGQGVGINENIPASSDGETQSDRESISEALEHMKFEGGSPVKGKKIDVAFLGSCTNGRLSDLKEVAQYIKGRKVADNVQAIVVPGSQVVSQIAVELGLDKIYKEAGFEWRGAGCSMCLAMNPDKLVGDQLCASSSNRNFKGRQGSPTGRTMLMSPLMVAAAAITGEISDAREVFGVGEPVNA, encoded by the coding sequence ATGGGACAAAGTTTATTTGAAAAAGTATGGAACGCGCATGCTGTCCGTGAGCTTGGCAACGGTCAGACACAACTGCTCATTGGCACGCACCTTATCCACGAGGTGACGAGTCCGCAGGCTTTTGGCATGCTTCGCGACCGGGGGCTACCGGTCAAATATCCGGAGCGGACCTTTGCGACGGTCGACCACATTGTGCCGACCAACGAAGCGGTTGAGCCATACAGTGATGCCCTGGCCCAGGGCATGATCGAGGAGCTCCGGAAGAATTGTGCGGAGAACAAGGTGAAGTTTTTCGATACCAATACCGGGAAGCAGGGGATTGTTCACATCGTCGGTCCGGAGCAGGGGATTACGCAGCCCGGTACCACGATCGCCTGCGGCGACTCCCATACCTCCACGCACGGCGCGTTTGGAGCCATTGCCTTTGGTATCGGTACCAGTCAGGTGCGGGATGTTTTGGCAACGCAAACCATTGCCCTGAACAAACTTAAGGTTCGTCGCATCAACGTGGACGGCGAGCTGCGCCCCGGCGTCTATTCCAAGGACGTGATCCTTCATATTATTCGCCTGCTCGGCACGCAGGGTGGCACCGGCTTTGCTTACGAATACGGCGGTTCCACTTTCGACAACTTCACTATGGAAGAGCGGATGACCGTCTGCAATATGTCGATTGAAGGCGGTGCGCGCGTTGGCTATGTCAATCCGGACGAGACCACTTTTGAATATCTCAAGGGTCGTCCTTATTCGCCACAGGGGGATGCTTGGGACGCGGCGGTTGAGAACTGGAAGTCCTTCGCTTCCGATCCCGATTGCCACTACGACGATGTGGTGAACATCAACGCTGCGGATATCGAGCCGACCGTGACTTGGGGGATCACCCCCGGACAGGGCGTGGGAATTAACGAAAATATTCCCGCCTCAAGCGACGGGGAAACCCAGTCGGACCGGGAGTCCATTTCCGAAGCTCTTGAACACATGAAGTTTGAGGGTGGTAGCCCGGTAAAGGGGAAGAAAATCGACGTGGCCTTCCTCGGTTCCTGCACGAACGGACGCCTGTCCGACTTGAAGGAAGTGGCGCAGTATATCAAGGGCCGCAAAGTTGCGGACAATGTTCAGGCGATTGTCGTGCCCGGTTCGCAAGTCGTTTCGCAAATCGCGGTCGAGCTCGGCCTCGACAAGATTTACAAAGAGGCTGGCTTCGAGTGGCGTGGCGCCGGTTGCTCCATGTGTCTGGCCATGAACCCGGACAAGTTGGTCGGTGATCAGCTCTGCGCCAGTTCCTCGAACCGTAACTTCAAGGGTCGTCAGGGCTCTCCAACCGGCCGCACCATGCTCATGAGTCCGCTCATGGTAGCTGCCGCCGCCATTACCGGTGAAATTTCCGACGCGCGCGAGGTCTTCGGCGTGGGTGAGCCGGTAAACGCTTAA
- a CDS encoding DoxX family protein produces the protein MKTPAYSKDLGLLILRIGIGAMFILHGIPKLLGGPGGWEGLAQFGLPFLPEGIVSVAFGFAAMATELGGGILLALGKFHRLVCAALAGVMFVAFTTKIGDVTGFGDFAKTAGWPLELMVVFIALFFTGPGRYVVGKR, from the coding sequence ATGAAAACACCTGCTTACTCCAAAGACCTCGGCCTCCTCATCCTTCGTATCGGCATCGGCGCGATGTTCATCCTCCACGGCATTCCGAAATTGCTAGGCGGCCCCGGTGGCTGGGAAGGCCTGGCGCAATTCGGCCTGCCCTTCCTGCCGGAAGGCATTGTTTCCGTCGCTTTCGGTTTCGCCGCCATGGCCACCGAGCTGGGTGGCGGCATCCTGCTCGCTCTAGGCAAATTCCACCGCCTCGTCTGTGCCGCGCTTGCCGGCGTCATGTTCGTCGCGTTTACCACAAAAATCGGCGATGTGACCGGCTTCGGCGACTTTGCCAAAACCGCAGGCTGGCCGCTGGAACTGATGGTCGTGTTTATCGCGCTCTTCTTCACCGGCCCGGGCCGCTATGTTGTCGGCAAGCGGTAA
- a CDS encoding YqaE/Pmp3 family membrane protein has translation MDNKIVLIILAIILPPVAVALKCGAGKSLLINIILTIFFYVPGLIHALILVL, from the coding sequence ATGGACAATAAAATCGTTCTCATCATCCTCGCGATCATTCTTCCACCTGTGGCAGTCGCTCTAAAATGCGGTGCAGGAAAATCGCTGCTCATCAACATTATCCTCACAATCTTCTTTTACGTTCCCGGCCTGATTCACGCACTGATTCTTGTGCTCTAG
- a CDS encoding sugar isomerase domain-containing protein encodes MSLSEDFYKTSLQLQANVLAKNESTLKAAGQQIAESIAADGILHTFGSGHSQILAAEIERRAGGLVPVSSIHDPADGWPEQIVGYGKRLFQRYAYQYAVRPGDWVLVISNSGRNASPIEVAMEAQAHGLRVIVLTSLEMSKASTSRHPSGKKLYELGDHVLDNCGTPGDAAIEAPGFAHKVGPTSTMSGALILNLLTMEIIENLIGMGVTPPTYVSQNADGGAEHNEALAQKYRHRIRRPI; translated from the coding sequence ATGTCTCTTTCCGAGGATTTTTATAAAACCAGCCTGCAGCTTCAGGCCAATGTTCTGGCAAAAAACGAATCGACCCTGAAAGCAGCCGGTCAGCAAATTGCCGAGTCCATCGCGGCCGACGGGATTCTGCACACCTTTGGCAGCGGACACTCACAGATCCTGGCCGCCGAGATCGAACGCCGCGCCGGGGGGCTTGTTCCCGTAAGCAGTATTCACGACCCCGCCGACGGCTGGCCGGAGCAAATTGTCGGATACGGCAAGCGCCTCTTTCAAAGGTATGCCTATCAATACGCGGTCCGGCCCGGCGACTGGGTCCTCGTCATTTCCAATTCCGGCCGCAACGCCAGTCCGATTGAAGTGGCCATGGAAGCCCAAGCCCACGGACTCCGGGTCATCGTCCTAACCTCACTCGAAATGTCGAAGGCCTCGACATCACGCCATCCCTCCGGGAAAAAACTTTATGAACTCGGCGACCATGTCCTGGACAACTGCGGCACTCCCGGCGATGCCGCGATCGAGGCGCCGGGATTCGCTCACAAAGTGGGCCCCACCTCGACGATGAGCGGCGCACTCATCCTCAATCTGCTCACGATGGAGATCATTGAAAACTTGATCGGGATGGGGGTCACGCCGCCGACCTACGTCAGCCAAAACGCCGACGGCGGCGCGGAACATAACGAAGCGCTCGCCCAAAAGTACCGCCACCGCATTCGCCGCCCGATTTGA